A genomic stretch from Mycobacterium malmoense includes:
- a CDS encoding ABC-F family ATP-binding cassette domain-containing protein encodes MITATGLEVRAGARILLSPDGPDLRVQPGDRIGLVGRNGAGKTTTLRILAGESEPYAGSVTRTGEIGYLPQDPKEGDLDVLARDRVLSARGLDVLLTDLEKQQALMAEVADDDARDRAIRRYGQLEERFVALGGYGAESEAGRICASLGLPERVLTQQLRTLSGGQRRRVELARILFAASDTGAGSSTTLLLDEPTNHLDADSLGWLRDFLRAHTGGLVVISHNVELLADVVNRVWFLDAVRGEVDVYNMGWQKYLDARATDEQRRRRERANAERKAAALRTQAAKLGAKATKAVAAQNMLRRADRMMAALDEERAADKVARIKFPTPAACGRTPLVATGLSKSYGSLEVFSGVDLAIDRGSRVVVLGLNGAGKTTLLRLLAGAENPDTGALEPGHGLRIGYFAQEHDTLDDDATVWHNIRHAAPDSGEQELRGLLGAFMFSGAQLDQPAGTLSGGEKTRLALAGLVASTANVLLLDEPTNNLDPASREQVLDALRSYQGAVVLVTHDPGAAEALDPQRVVLLPDGTEDYWSDEYRDLIELA; translated from the coding sequence GTGATCACGGCCACGGGCCTTGAGGTCCGCGCCGGCGCGCGCATTCTGCTCTCGCCCGACGGCCCGGACCTGCGCGTGCAGCCCGGCGACCGCATCGGGCTGGTCGGTCGCAACGGTGCGGGCAAGACCACGACCCTGCGCATCCTGGCGGGGGAGAGCGAACCGTATGCCGGATCGGTCACCCGCACCGGCGAAATCGGTTACCTGCCACAGGATCCCAAAGAAGGCGACCTCGACGTGCTGGCCCGCGACCGGGTGCTTTCGGCCCGCGGGTTGGACGTGCTGCTCACCGATCTGGAGAAGCAGCAGGCGTTGATGGCCGAGGTCGCCGACGACGACGCGCGCGACCGCGCGATCCGCCGCTACGGGCAGCTGGAGGAGCGGTTCGTCGCGCTGGGCGGCTACGGCGCCGAAAGCGAAGCCGGCCGCATCTGCGCGAGCCTCGGCTTACCGGAACGGGTGCTGACGCAACAACTGCGCACCCTGTCCGGGGGGCAGCGCCGCCGGGTGGAGCTGGCGCGCATCCTGTTCGCGGCATCCGATACCGGCGCAGGCTCTTCGACGACGCTGCTGCTCGACGAGCCGACCAACCACCTCGACGCGGATTCGCTTGGCTGGCTGCGGGATTTCCTGCGGGCGCACACCGGCGGCCTGGTCGTCATCAGCCACAACGTCGAATTGCTCGCCGACGTCGTCAACCGGGTGTGGTTCCTGGACGCCGTGCGCGGTGAGGTCGACGTCTACAACATGGGCTGGCAGAAGTACCTCGACGCCCGGGCCACCGACGAGCAGCGCCGCCGCCGGGAACGCGCCAACGCCGAACGCAAGGCCGCCGCGCTGCGCACCCAGGCCGCCAAGCTAGGCGCCAAGGCCACCAAAGCCGTTGCGGCCCAGAACATGTTGCGCCGCGCCGACCGGATGATGGCCGCGCTCGACGAGGAGCGGGCGGCCGACAAGGTGGCCCGGATCAAGTTCCCCACCCCGGCCGCGTGCGGGCGCACACCGCTGGTCGCCACCGGGCTGAGCAAGTCCTACGGATCGCTGGAGGTGTTCAGCGGCGTCGATCTGGCCATCGACCGCGGCTCGCGGGTGGTCGTGCTGGGGCTCAACGGCGCCGGCAAGACCACGCTGCTGCGCTTGCTGGCCGGCGCCGAAAACCCCGACACGGGAGCGCTGGAACCCGGACACGGTTTGCGGATCGGCTATTTCGCGCAGGAGCACGACACCCTCGACGACGACGCGACCGTCTGGCACAACATCCGCCACGCCGCACCCGACTCGGGCGAACAGGAGCTGCGCGGCCTGCTCGGCGCGTTCATGTTCAGCGGCGCGCAGCTCGACCAGCCGGCGGGGACCCTGTCCGGCGGGGAGAAGACCCGCCTGGCGCTGGCCGGTCTGGTGGCGTCCACGGCCAACGTGTTGCTGCTCGACGAACCCACCAACAACCTCGATCCCGCGTCGCGTGAGCAGGTGCTCGACGCGCTGCGCAGCTATCAGGGCGCGGTGGTGCTGGTGACGCACGACCCGGGCGCGGCCGAGGCCTTGGACCCGCAACGCGTCGTGCTGCTGCCCGACGGCACCGAGGACTATTGGTCCGACGAGTATCGGGATCTCATCGAGCTGGCCTAG
- a CDS encoding helix-turn-helix domain-containing protein gives MRKSKKTRDQLLHELRNAYEGGASIRNLAATTGRSYGSVHSLLLESGTTLRGRGGPNHTSRQRQTARA, from the coding sequence GTGAGAAAGTCGAAGAAGACGCGCGACCAGTTGCTGCACGAGTTACGCAACGCCTATGAGGGCGGCGCCAGCATCCGCAATCTGGCCGCCACCACCGGCAGGTCGTACGGATCTGTGCACAGCCTGCTGCTCGAGTCGGGTACCACCCTGCGCGGCCGCGGTGGACCCAACCACACGTCTCGCCAGCGCCAGACCGCGCGAGCGTAA
- a CDS encoding TetR/AcrR family transcriptional regulator: MPKVSEGHLAARRRQILDGARRCFAEYGYDKATVRRLEQAIGMSRGAIFHHFRDKDALFFALAHEDAERMADVASREGLIQVMRDMLAAPDQFDWLATRLEIARKLRNDPVFSRGWAERSAELAAATTDRLRRQKEAHRVRDDVPGDVLQCYLELVLDGLVARLASGEDPRRLGAVLDLVEKSVRRNDSGPRA; this comes from the coding sequence GTGCCCAAGGTCAGCGAGGGCCACCTGGCGGCCCGCCGTCGCCAGATTCTCGACGGCGCCCGCCGTTGCTTCGCCGAATACGGTTACGACAAGGCCACGGTGCGCCGGCTGGAACAAGCGATCGGGATGTCGCGCGGCGCGATCTTCCACCATTTCCGCGACAAGGACGCGCTGTTTTTTGCGCTGGCGCACGAGGACGCCGAGCGGATGGCCGACGTGGCGTCCCGCGAGGGCCTCATCCAGGTGATGCGCGACATGCTCGCGGCGCCCGACCAGTTCGACTGGCTGGCCACCAGGTTGGAGATCGCGCGCAAGCTGCGCAACGACCCCGTCTTCAGCCGCGGCTGGGCGGAGCGTTCCGCGGAGCTGGCGGCGGCGACCACCGATCGGCTGCGCCGCCAGAAGGAGGCGCACCGGGTGCGCGACGACGTTCCCGGCGACGTGTTGCAGTGCTACCTCGAGCTGGTTCTCGACGGCTTGGTGGCCCGGCTGGCATCCGGCGAGGATCCGCGGCGGCTGGGCGCCGTCCTCGACCTGGTGGAGAAGTCGGTGCGCCGCAACGATTCTGGGCCGCGAGCGTAA
- a CDS encoding aconitate hydratase: MTSKDSVNSFGARGTLKVGEKSYQIYRLDAVPNTEKLPYSLKVLAENLLRNEDGSDITRDHIEAIANWDPKAEPSIEIQYTPARVVMQDFTGVPCIVDLATMREAIGDLGGNPDKVNPLAPADLVIDHSVIADLFGRADAFERNVEIEYQRNGERYQFLRWGQGAFADFKVVPPGTGIVHQVNIEYLASVVMDRDGVAYPDTCVGTDSHTTMVNGLGVLGWGVGGIEAEAAMLGQPVSMLIPRVVGFKLTGEIQPGVTATDVVLTVTEMLRKHGVVGKFVEFYGEGVAEVPLANRATLGNMSPEFGSTAAIFPIDDETISYLRFTGRKPEQLALVEAYAKEQGMWHDPKHEPAFSEYLELDLSDVVPSIAGPKRPQDRIPLSQAKSTFREQIPHYVGNGDGGQGYSKLDEVVEETFPASDPGAPSNGHVDDVPAVHSAATHAKGRVSDPVRVKSQELGEFVLDHGAVVIAAVTSCTNTSNPEVMLGAALLARNAVEKGLTSKPWVKTSMAPGSQVVSDYYEKAGLWPYLEKLGFYLVGYGCTTCIGNSGPLPEEISKAVNDNDLSVAAVLSGNRNFEGRIHPDVKMNYLASPPLVIAYALAGTMDFDFDSQPLGTDKEGKDVYLKDIWPSQKDVSGTIASAINQEMFVNNYASVFKGGERWRNLPTPSGNTFDWDPDSTYVRKPPYFEGMSADPEPVGDITGARVLALLGDSVTTDHISPAGSIKPGTPAAQYLDEHGVERKDYNSFGSRRGNHEVMIRGTFANIRLRNLLLDDVSGGYTRDFTQSGAPQAFIYDAAQNYAAQGIPLVVLGGKEYGSGSSRDWAAKGTLLLGVRAVIAESFERIHRSNLIGMGVIPLQFPEGESATSLGLDGTEVFDITGIEALNDGKTPKTVHVKASKDAGEPIEFDAVVRIDTPGEADYYRNGGILQYVLRNMLKSG, encoded by the coding sequence GTGACTAGCAAAGATTCTGTGAACTCGTTCGGAGCCCGCGGCACCCTGAAGGTCGGCGAAAAGAGTTACCAGATCTATCGCCTCGACGCCGTCCCCAATACCGAGAAACTCCCCTACAGCCTCAAAGTCCTCGCCGAGAATCTGCTGCGCAATGAGGACGGCAGCGACATCACCAGAGACCACATCGAGGCCATCGCGAACTGGGATCCCAAGGCGGAGCCCAGCATTGAGATCCAATACACGCCCGCCCGCGTCGTGATGCAGGACTTCACCGGGGTGCCGTGCATCGTCGACCTGGCCACCATGCGTGAGGCCATCGGCGACCTGGGCGGCAACCCGGACAAGGTCAACCCGCTGGCGCCGGCCGACCTGGTGATCGACCACTCGGTGATCGCCGACCTGTTCGGCCGGGCCGACGCGTTCGAGCGCAACGTCGAGATCGAGTACCAGCGCAACGGGGAGCGCTACCAGTTCCTGCGTTGGGGCCAAGGCGCGTTCGCCGACTTCAAGGTGGTGCCCCCGGGCACCGGCATCGTGCACCAGGTCAACATCGAGTACCTGGCCAGTGTGGTGATGGACCGCGACGGGGTGGCGTACCCCGACACCTGTGTGGGCACCGATTCGCACACCACGATGGTCAACGGCCTCGGCGTGCTCGGCTGGGGCGTGGGCGGCATCGAGGCCGAGGCCGCGATGCTCGGCCAGCCGGTGTCGATGCTGATCCCGCGGGTCGTCGGCTTCAAGCTGACGGGCGAGATCCAGCCGGGTGTCACGGCCACCGACGTGGTGCTGACGGTCACCGAGATGCTGCGCAAGCACGGCGTGGTCGGCAAATTCGTCGAGTTCTACGGCGAGGGCGTGGCCGAGGTGCCGTTGGCCAACCGCGCCACCCTGGGCAACATGAGCCCCGAATTCGGTTCCACCGCAGCGATTTTCCCGATCGACGACGAGACCATCTCCTACCTGCGGTTCACCGGCCGCAAGCCCGAGCAGCTGGCGCTGGTCGAGGCCTACGCCAAAGAGCAGGGCATGTGGCACGACCCCAAGCACGAGCCGGCGTTCTCCGAATACCTGGAGCTCGACCTGTCCGACGTGGTGCCCTCGATCGCCGGGCCCAAGCGCCCGCAGGACCGAATCCCGTTGTCGCAAGCCAAGTCGACGTTCCGCGAGCAGATTCCGCACTACGTCGGTAACGGTGACGGCGGGCAGGGCTACTCGAAACTCGACGAGGTGGTCGAGGAGACATTCCCGGCCAGCGATCCGGGGGCACCGTCCAACGGCCACGTCGACGACGTGCCCGCCGTGCACTCGGCCGCCACACACGCCAAGGGCCGGGTGAGCGACCCGGTGCGGGTGAAGTCGCAAGAACTCGGGGAGTTCGTGCTCGACCACGGCGCGGTGGTGATCGCCGCGGTCACGTCGTGCACCAACACGTCCAATCCTGAGGTGATGCTGGGCGCCGCGCTGCTGGCGCGCAACGCCGTCGAGAAGGGGTTGACTTCCAAGCCGTGGGTCAAGACGTCGATGGCGCCGGGCTCCCAGGTGGTCAGCGACTACTACGAAAAGGCCGGCCTGTGGCCGTATTTGGAGAAGCTGGGCTTCTATCTGGTGGGGTACGGCTGCACCACCTGCATCGGCAACTCCGGTCCGCTGCCCGAGGAGATTTCGAAGGCGGTCAACGACAACGACCTTTCGGTGGCCGCCGTGTTGTCGGGCAACCGGAACTTCGAGGGCCGCATCCACCCGGACGTGAAGATGAACTACCTGGCGTCGCCGCCGCTGGTGATCGCCTACGCGCTGGCCGGGACGATGGACTTCGACTTCGACTCCCAGCCGCTGGGCACAGATAAAGAAGGCAAGGATGTCTATTTGAAAGATATCTGGCCGTCGCAGAAGGACGTCTCCGGCACCATCGCCTCGGCGATCAACCAGGAGATGTTCGTCAACAACTACGCCTCCGTGTTCAAGGGCGGCGAGCGGTGGCGCAACCTGCCGACCCCGAGCGGCAATACCTTTGACTGGGACCCGGATTCGACGTACGTGCGCAAACCCCCGTACTTCGAGGGGATGTCGGCCGACCCGGAGCCGGTCGGCGACATCACCGGCGCCCGGGTGCTGGCGCTGCTCGGCGACTCGGTGACCACCGACCACATCTCCCCCGCCGGCAGCATCAAGCCGGGCACCCCCGCGGCGCAGTACCTCGACGAGCACGGCGTGGAGCGCAAGGACTACAACTCCTTCGGCTCGCGGCGCGGCAACCACGAGGTGATGATCCGCGGCACGTTCGCCAACATCCGGTTGCGTAACCTGCTGCTGGACGACGTGTCCGGCGGCTACACCCGCGACTTCACCCAGTCCGGGGCTCCGCAGGCCTTCATCTACGACGCGGCGCAAAACTATGCGGCACAAGGCATTCCGCTGGTGGTGCTGGGCGGTAAAGAGTACGGGTCCGGCTCCTCCCGCGACTGGGCGGCCAAGGGCACGTTGCTGCTGGGCGTGCGGGCTGTGATCGCCGAGTCGTTCGAGCGCATCCACCGCTCCAACCTGATCGGCATGGGCGTCATCCCGCTGCAGTTCCCCGAGGGCGAGTCGGCCACGTCGCTGGGGCTGGACGGCACCGAGGTCTTCGACATCACCGGCATCGAGGCGCTCAACGACGGCAAGACGCCCAAGACGGTGCACGTCAAGGCGAGCAAGGATGCCGGCGAGCCGATCGAGTTCGACGCGGTGGTGCGCATCGACACCCCGGGTGAGGCCGACTACTACCGCAACGGCGGCATCCTGCAGTACGTGCTGCGTAACATGCTCAAGTCGGGTTAG
- a CDS encoding Rv1476 family membrane protein has protein sequence MTGQVLPLYIPQDVDMTAVKAQVAAVGVSAPPAAMPGLLDVVNQAHAEGINLKIVLLDHNPPNDTPLRDISTVVGADYHDATVLTLSPNYVGSYSTQFPRVTLEAGEDIAKTGNPVVSAQHFLHELNAPEFPWTGLTIFLLIAVFAAAVGTRLLQLRSGRPATSANAAETPTEASGSAE, from the coding sequence ATGACCGGGCAAGTCCTGCCGCTCTACATCCCCCAAGACGTCGACATGACCGCGGTCAAGGCTCAGGTCGCCGCCGTCGGCGTCAGCGCGCCGCCGGCGGCCATGCCCGGGCTGCTCGACGTGGTCAACCAGGCCCACGCCGAGGGCATCAACCTCAAGATCGTCCTGCTCGACCACAACCCCCCCAACGACACACCCCTGCGCGACATCTCCACCGTGGTCGGCGCCGACTACCACGACGCCACGGTCCTGACGCTCAGCCCGAATTACGTCGGCAGCTACAGCACGCAATTCCCGCGCGTCACCCTCGAAGCCGGCGAGGACATCGCCAAGACGGGCAACCCGGTGGTCTCGGCGCAGCATTTTTTGCACGAGCTGAACGCCCCGGAGTTTCCCTGGACCGGCTTGACCATATTCCTGCTGATCGCCGTGTTCGCGGCGGCCGTCGGGACCCGATTGCTGCAGTTGCGCAGTGGGCGCCCAGCAACGTCGGCCAACGCGGCGGAAACGCCGACCGAGGCGTCTGGTAGCGCCGAGTAA
- the ripA gene encoding NlpC/P60 family peptidoglycan endopeptidase RipA, whose translation MRRTRWGSSARPAARLVRPVIPSVLSAALLLCTPGLAHGDPAADSLAALIANVAKANQRLENLSAEIQTEQESVNKALVDVETARDNATATEHDLEASQRAVKDADAAIASAQRRFDTFAAATYMNGPSGSYLTATSPEDIIATETAARTLTASSHTVMDNLQRARTEQVNKESAARLAKQKADKAAADAKASQDAAVAALTNSRRTFDEQRDEVIRLAAERDEAQAKLEAARREAASQWSAGKGGAGVPASGDRWDPGSPGGAPPAGGRTWDGAWDPTLPMVPSANVPGDPIAVINQVLGISATSTQVTAGMGRSFLQQLGILRPDDTGITNASPGGRIPRVYGRQASEYVIRRGMSQIGVPYSWGGGNAAGPSKGIDSGAGTTGFDCSGLVLYSFAGVGIKLPHYSGSQYNLGRKIPSSQMRRGDVIFYGPGGSQHVTIYLGQGQMLEAPDVGLKVRVAPVRTGGMTPYVVRYIEY comes from the coding sequence ATGAGACGCACCCGCTGGGGCTCTTCTGCGCGACCGGCCGCGAGGCTGGTCCGGCCGGTCATACCGTCGGTCTTGAGTGCCGCCCTGCTGCTATGCACGCCCGGGCTGGCGCACGGTGATCCCGCCGCCGACAGCCTGGCCGCGCTCATCGCCAACGTCGCCAAGGCCAACCAGCGCCTGGAAAACCTGAGCGCGGAAATCCAGACGGAGCAGGAAAGCGTCAACAAGGCGCTGGTCGACGTGGAGACCGCACGCGACAACGCGACCGCCACCGAACACGACCTCGAGGCCAGCCAGCGGGCGGTCAAAGACGCCGATGCGGCAATCGCTTCCGCCCAACGCCGGTTCGACACGTTCGCCGCGGCCACCTATATGAACGGCCCGTCGGGCAGCTACCTGACCGCGACCAGCCCCGAAGACATCATCGCCACCGAAACCGCCGCCCGGACGCTGACGGCCAGCTCCCACACGGTGATGGACAACCTGCAGCGGGCCCGGACCGAACAGGTCAACAAGGAGTCTGCGGCGCGGCTGGCCAAGCAGAAGGCCGACAAGGCCGCCGCCGACGCCAAGGCCAGCCAGGACGCCGCGGTGGCGGCGCTCACCAACTCGAGGCGCACGTTCGACGAACAGCGCGACGAGGTCATTCGGCTGGCCGCCGAGCGTGACGAGGCTCAGGCCAAACTCGAGGCCGCCCGCCGCGAGGCCGCGAGCCAATGGTCGGCGGGGAAGGGCGGGGCGGGCGTCCCGGCGTCGGGCGACCGGTGGGATCCCGGGTCACCCGGCGGTGCGCCGCCGGCGGGCGGCCGCACGTGGGATGGCGCCTGGGATCCGACGTTGCCCATGGTGCCCAGCGCCAACGTCCCCGGCGACCCGATCGCGGTGATCAACCAGGTGTTGGGCATCTCGGCGACCTCGACGCAGGTCACCGCCGGCATGGGCCGCAGCTTCCTGCAGCAGCTGGGCATCCTGCGGCCCGACGACACCGGCATCACCAACGCCTCGCCCGGGGGCCGGATCCCGCGGGTCTACGGGCGGCAGGCCAGCGAGTACGTGATCCGGCGCGGGATGTCACAGATCGGGGTGCCTTATTCCTGGGGTGGCGGCAACGCCGCGGGCCCGAGCAAGGGAATCGACTCGGGGGCCGGCACTACCGGCTTCGACTGTTCGGGCCTGGTCTTGTATTCATTCGCCGGGGTGGGCATCAAGCTGCCGCACTACTCGGGTTCGCAGTACAACCTGGGCCGCAAGATCCCGTCCTCCCAGATGCGCCGCGGCGACGTGATCTTCTACGGCCCCGGCGGCAGCCAGCACGTGACGATCTATCTCGGTCAGGGTCAGATGCTCGAGGCGCCCGACGTCGGGTTGAAGGTCCGGGTCGCACCGGTTCGTACCGGCGGTATGACGCCTTACGTAGTCCGCTATATCGAGTACTGA
- the ripB gene encoding NlpC/P60 family peptidoglycan endopeptidase RipB yields MRRSQFRLINLASRLGVLTALVTGLTLSVASPAPLARADPGQWDPTLPATVSAGAPGDPLAVANASLQATAQATQTTLDLGKQFLGGLGINLGGNDAPAAATNPGGKIPRVYGRQAIEYVIKRGGSQMGVPYSWGGGSLQGPSKGVDSGANTVGFDCSGLMRYAFAGVGVLIPRFSGDQYNAGRHIPPNEARRGDLIFYGPGGGQHVTMYLGNGQMLEASGSAGKVTVSPVRKPGMTPFLTRIIEY; encoded by the coding sequence ATGCGCCGCAGCCAATTTCGCCTGATCAACCTGGCTTCCAGGCTGGGTGTGCTCACCGCACTGGTGACCGGGCTGACGTTGTCTGTAGCCAGCCCGGCTCCACTGGCCAGGGCCGACCCCGGCCAGTGGGATCCCACGCTGCCGGCGACGGTCAGTGCCGGCGCGCCCGGGGATCCGCTCGCGGTCGCCAACGCTTCGCTGCAGGCCACCGCCCAGGCCACCCAGACCACGCTGGATTTGGGTAAGCAATTCCTCGGCGGGCTGGGCATCAACCTCGGCGGCAATGACGCCCCCGCGGCCGCCACCAACCCCGGCGGCAAGATCCCGCGCGTCTACGGCCGCCAGGCCATCGAGTACGTGATCAAGCGGGGCGGCTCCCAGATGGGCGTGCCGTATTCCTGGGGCGGCGGCTCGCTGCAGGGTCCCAGCAAGGGCGTCGACTCCGGAGCCAACACCGTCGGCTTCGACTGCTCGGGCCTGATGCGGTACGCCTTCGCCGGTGTCGGCGTGCTGATCCCGCGGTTCTCCGGTGACCAGTACAACGCGGGCCGCCACATTCCGCCCAATGAAGCCAGGCGCGGCGACCTGATCTTCTATGGCCCGGGCGGCGGCCAGCACGTCACCATGTACCTGGGCAACGGCCAGATGCTGGAGGCGTCCGGAAGCGCCGGCAAAGTCACCGTCAGCCCGGTGCGCAAGCCCGGCATGACGCCGTTCCTGACTAGGATCATCGAGTACTGA
- the moxR1 gene encoding chaperone MoxR1 has product MTSAGGPPPGASSYSGPGGQSGPPAHEAPPGGGNGLAAEVHTLERAIFEVKRIIVGQDQLVERMLVGLLSKGHVLLEGVPGVAKTLAVETFARVVGGTFARIQFTPDLVPTDIIGTRIYRQGKEEFDTELGPVVVNFLLADEINRAPAKVQSALLEVMQERHVSIGGKTFPLPNPFLVMATQNPIEHEGVYPLPEAQRDRFLFKINVGYPSPEEEREIIYRMGVKPPVPKQILNTGDLLRLQDIAANVFVHHALVDYVVRVVTATRHPEQLGMNDVKTWISFGASPRASLGIIAGARSLALVRGRDYVIPQDVVEVIPDVLRHRLVLTYDALADEISPEIVINRVLQTVALPQVNAVPQQGHSVPPVMQAAGAASGR; this is encoded by the coding sequence ATGACGTCAGCAGGTGGGCCGCCCCCGGGCGCCAGCAGTTACTCGGGCCCGGGTGGGCAGTCCGGCCCGCCGGCCCATGAAGCGCCGCCCGGTGGCGGTAATGGGCTGGCCGCCGAGGTCCACACGCTGGAGAGGGCCATCTTCGAGGTCAAACGGATCATCGTCGGCCAGGACCAGCTCGTGGAGCGGATGCTGGTCGGGCTGCTGTCCAAGGGCCACGTGCTGCTCGAGGGTGTGCCCGGCGTGGCCAAGACGCTGGCCGTGGAGACGTTCGCCCGCGTGGTCGGCGGGACGTTCGCCCGCATCCAGTTCACCCCCGACCTGGTCCCCACCGACATCATCGGCACCCGCATCTACCGGCAGGGCAAGGAGGAGTTCGACACCGAGCTCGGCCCGGTGGTGGTCAACTTCCTGCTCGCCGACGAGATCAACCGCGCGCCGGCGAAGGTGCAGTCGGCGCTGCTGGAGGTCATGCAGGAACGCCACGTGTCGATCGGCGGCAAGACCTTCCCGCTGCCCAACCCGTTCCTGGTGATGGCCACCCAGAACCCGATCGAGCACGAGGGTGTCTACCCGCTGCCCGAGGCCCAGCGCGACCGCTTCCTGTTCAAGATCAACGTGGGCTACCCGTCGCCGGAAGAGGAGCGGGAGATCATCTACCGGATGGGTGTCAAGCCGCCGGTGCCCAAGCAGATCCTGAACACCGGCGACCTGCTGCGGCTGCAGGACATCGCGGCCAACGTCTTCGTCCACCACGCCCTGGTCGACTACGTGGTGCGCGTCGTCACCGCCACCCGTCACCCCGAGCAGCTGGGGATGAACGACGTCAAGACCTGGATCTCGTTCGGCGCGTCCCCGCGGGCCTCGCTGGGCATCATCGCCGGTGCTCGCTCGCTGGCGCTGGTGCGGGGCCGCGACTATGTGATCCCGCAGGACGTCGTGGAGGTCATTCCCGACGTGCTGCGGCACCGGTTGGTGCTCACCTACGACGCGCTCGCCGACGAGATCTCACCGGAGATCGTCATCAACCGAGTCCTGCAGACGGTCGCCCTGCCGCAGGTGAACGCCGTTCCGCAGCAAGGCCATTCGGTGCCGCCGGTGATGCAGGCCGCGGGCGCGGCTAGCGGTCGGTGA
- a CDS encoding DUF58 domain-containing protein produces the protein MTNPQEPAVLHPPSFQRGQIEDPKLAAALRNLELTVRRKLDGVLHGDHLGLIPGPGSEPGESREYQPGDDVRRMDWAVTARTAHPHVRQMIADRELETWLVVDMSASLDFGTVGCEKRDLAIAASAAITFLNSGGGNRFGAIIANGATVTRVPARSGRQHEQTLLRTIATTPRAPVGVRGDLATAIDALRRPERRRGMAVIISDFLGPINWMRPLRAIAARHEVLAIEVLDPRDVELPDIGDVVLQDAESGVTREFTINAQLRDDFAKAAAAHRAEVARTIRSCGAPMMTLRTDRDWIADIVRFVESRRRGALAGRQ, from the coding sequence GTGACTAATCCCCAGGAGCCGGCGGTGCTGCATCCGCCGTCGTTTCAGCGCGGGCAGATCGAGGACCCGAAGCTGGCGGCGGCGCTGCGCAATCTCGAGCTCACCGTCCGGCGCAAGCTCGACGGTGTCCTGCACGGCGACCATCTCGGCCTGATCCCGGGACCGGGATCGGAGCCGGGGGAGTCGCGGGAGTACCAGCCCGGTGACGACGTGCGGCGGATGGACTGGGCCGTCACCGCGCGCACCGCGCACCCGCACGTCCGGCAGATGATCGCCGACCGCGAACTGGAGACCTGGCTGGTGGTCGACATGTCGGCCAGCCTGGACTTCGGCACCGTGGGGTGCGAGAAGCGCGACCTGGCCATCGCGGCCTCGGCGGCGATCACGTTCCTCAACAGCGGCGGCGGCAACCGGTTTGGCGCGATCATCGCCAACGGCGCGACGGTCACGCGGGTGCCGGCCCGCTCCGGGCGCCAGCACGAGCAGACGCTGTTGCGCACCATCGCGACGACGCCCAGGGCGCCGGTCGGTGTGCGCGGGGATCTGGCGACGGCCATCGACGCGCTGCGACGGCCGGAACGCCGCCGGGGGATGGCGGTGATCATCAGCGACTTCCTCGGTCCGATCAACTGGATGCGGCCGCTGCGGGCGATCGCCGCGCGCCACGAGGTGCTGGCCATCGAGGTGCTCGATCCCCGCGACGTCGAGCTGCCCGACATCGGCGACGTCGTGCTGCAGGACGCCGAATCCGGTGTCACCCGCGAGTTCACCATCAACGCGCAGCTGCGCGACGACTTCGCCAAGGCCGCGGCGGCGCACCGCGCCGAGGTGGCCCGCACCATCCGCAGCTGCGGGGCCCCGATGATGACGCTGCGCACCGACCGGGACTGGATCGCCGACATCGTCCGCTTCGTCGAGTCCCGCCGCCGCGGGGCCCTGGCAGGGCGCCAGTGA